Proteins from a genomic interval of Triplophysa dalaica isolate WHDGS20190420 chromosome 13, ASM1584641v1, whole genome shotgun sequence:
- the ccr6a gene encoding C-C chemokine receptor type 6a, with protein sequence MENDSNDLSDNFNYSYDYNSTEGLCSVDHKLDVERFLQLYIHPIICIVGFIGNTLVIVTYALYKRTKSMTDVYLLNVAIADIMFVVALPLIIYSERNGWAMGNWSCKLLRGVYSVNLYSGMLLLACISGDRYLAIVQARRSYRLRSSTLLYSRLVCVVVWSLALVLSLPTFIFYQRYQPSPFEFVTIEESNYTVFNDQPHVCFFRFSSNVTAKTFKIAVPSAQVGAGFFLPLLIMGFCYISVIATLLRAKNFQRHKAVRVVLTVVLVFVACHTPYNLALLYRTATIFDEQECSHEEAVVLAIIITESLAYLHSCLNPLLYAFIGVNFRNHFRKIIEDIWCLGKNYMSARRSSRVTSEMYMSTRRSVDGSNSDYGTSFTM encoded by the coding sequence ATGGAGAATGACTCTAATGACTTGTCTGATAACTTCAATTACTCGTATGACTATAACTCAACTGAAGGGCTGTGTTCAGTGGACCACAAACTGGACGTTGAGAGGTTCCTTCAGCTATATATTCACCCCATCATTTGCATCGTTGGTTTTATCGGCAACACCCTGGTGATTGTGACGTACGCCCTCTATAAAAGAACCAAGTCAATGACTGATGTGTACCTACTGAATGTGGCCATCGCTGACATCATGTTTGTGGTGGCACTGCCTTTGATCATCTACAGTGAGCGGAATGGATGGGCTATGGGGAACTGGTCTTGTAAGCTGCTGCGTGGCGTTTACAGCGTGAACCTCTACAGCGGCATGTTGCTCCTGGCTTGCATCAGTGGAGATCGCTACCTTGCCATCGTGCAGGCCCGCAGGTCATACCGGCTACGTTCCAGCACCCTGCTTTACAGCCGATTGGTCTGTGTGGTGGTCTGGTCACTGGCCTTGGTCCTGTCTCTTCCAACCTTCATTTTTTATCAACGGTATCAGCCTTCCCCTTTTGAATTTGTTACCATTGAAGAAAGTAATTATACCGTCTTCAACGATCAACCACACGTGTGCTTTTTTAGATTTAGTTCTAACGTAACagcaaaaacattcaaaatcgCGGTGCCCAGCGCTCAGGTGGGAGCTGGTTTTTTTCTACCACTGCTGATCATGGGTTTCTGTTACATCAGTGTCATTGCCACCCTCCTTCGGGCCAAGAACTTTCAAAGACACAAGGCAGTGCGTGTAGTCCTCACCGTGGTCCTTGTGTTCGTGGCTTGCCATACGCCCTACAATTTAGCGCTGTTATATCGTACCGCTACCATTTTTGATGAGCAGGAATGCAGTCACGAAGAGGCCGTAGTATTGGCCATTATCATAACAGAAAGCCTGGCCTACCTGCACTCTTGTCTCAACCCCCTGCTTTACGCCTTTATCGGGGTCAATTTCAGAAATCATTTCAGGAAGATCATCGAGGACATCTGGTGCTTGGGGAAGAACTACATGTCTGCACGACGTTCCTCAAGGGTCACCTCTGAAATGTACATGTCCACGCGGCGGTCTGTAGATGGATCAAACAGTGACTATGGCACTTCGTTTACGATGTGA
- the acbd3 gene encoding Golgi resident protein GCP60, whose product MMATEVQSGDLNSANSSRLEVSIDGLTLSPDSECEQEQAETSVALSAEQSSINRAVDEEEGEYTSSHTIEKWGFPLVELYGLALKFFKEKDGKAFHPTYEEKLRLVALHKQVLQGPYNPDASPEVGFFDVLGNDRRREWSSLGNMEKDEAMLEFVKLLIKCCNLFAPFIASHKIEKEELERKRREEEEQRRREEEERERQRLEEERRRREEEERLRREEEERRQVEEERLRVEQQKQQIMAALNAQTAVQFQQYAAQQYPDSLEQQLILIRQLQEQHYQQYMQQLYQVQLAQQQAALQKQQEDAIVLSTLEASEVSSPPAGEEGPLLNGRAESTTDSFEREPDLEAADEVTENGPTDSPPVIAAPSMWTRPQIKDFKEKIRQDLDSVITVGRGEVVTVRVPTHEEGSYLFWEFATDYYDIGFGVFFEWTDTTNASVSVHVSESSDEDEDEEGEVHSEEEKAKKEAGKPQVDEIVPVYRRDCHEEVYAGSHQYPGRGIYLLKFDNSYSLWRSKTVYYRVYYTR is encoded by the exons ATGATGGCGACAGAGGTTCAGAGCGGCGACCTCAACAGTGCAAATTCAAGCCGGCTCGAAGTTTCTATCGACGGATTGACTTTGAGTCCCGATTCCGAGTGCGAGCAGGAACAGGCCGAGACGTCTGTTGCTCTGTCGGCGGAGCAGAGCTCCATAAACCGGGCCGTCGATGAAGAGGAGGGCGAATACACAAGCAGCCACACGATCGAGAAATGGGGCTTTCCTTTAGTGGAGCTCTATGGTCTTGCGCTCAAATTTTTTAAAG AGAAAGATGGCAAAGCTTTTCATCCGACGTATGAGGAGAAACTTCGACTGGTTGCCCTACACAAGCAGGTGTTACAAGGGCCTTACAACCCAGACGCTTCGCCTGAGGTGGGCTTTTTTGATGTGCTGGGAAATGACCGCAG GAGAGAATGGTCATCTTTGGGAAACATGGAGAAGGACGAGGCCATGCTGGAGTTTGTGAAGCTGTTGATTAAATGTTGCAATTTATTTGCACCTTTCATCGCATCTCATAAGATCGAAAAGGAGGAGCTGGAGAGAAAGAG GCGAGAGGAAGAGGAGCAGCGACGCAGAGAAGAAGAGGAGCGTGAGCGACAGCGTCTGGAAGAGGAGAGGCGTAGACGTGAGGAGGAGGAGAGGCTGAGgagagaagaggaggagaggagacAGGTTGAGGAAGAAAGACTGCGAGTTGAACAGCAAAA GCAGCAGATCATGGCTGCACTGAATGCACAGACAGCTGTGCAGTTCCAGCAGTATGCGGCGCAGCAGTATCCCGACAGTCTGGAGCAGCAGCTCATCCTCATCCGGCAGCTGCAGGAGCAGCATTATCAGCAGTACATGCAGCAGCTGTATCAAGTGCAGCTCGCGCAGCAGCAG GCTGCTTTGCAGAAACAGCAGGAGGATGCGATAGTGCTGTCCACATTAGAGGCCAGTGAGGTGTCATCACCCCCTGCTGGAGAGGAGGGACCTCTACTGAACGGCCGTGCAGAGTCCACGACTGACAGCTTCGAGCGAGAGCCAGATCTGGAGGCTGCAGATGAAGTTACTGAGAATGGACCTACAG ATTCTCCACCTGTAATAGCAGCCCCTTCTATGTGGACCCGACCACAGATCAAAGACTTTAAAGAGAAGATCCGTCAGGATTTGGACTCTGTCATCACAGTGGGCCGGGGGGAGGTTGTGACCGTCCGGGTCCCCACCCACGAGGAGGGCTCCTATCTCTTCTGGGAGTTTGCCACTGACTATTACGACATTGGATTTGGAGTCTTCTTTGAATGGACTGACACTACAAATGCATCGGTCAGCGTGCATGTCAGCGAGTCTAGTGACGAAGACGAGGATGAGGAAG GAGAGGTCCATTCAGAGGAGGAGAAGGCTAAGAAAGAGGCTGGGAAACCACAGGTGGATGAAATAGTGCCGGTGTACCGGCGGGACTGCCATGAGGAGGTGTACGCTGGGAGTCACCAGTATCCCGGCCGTGGTATATACTTGCTCAAGTTCGACAACTCTTATTCCCTCTGGAGGTCGAAAACCGTCTACTACAGAGTATACTACACCAGATAA